The nucleotide window TGGCAAATCCaagtaaaacatttataaatcttcacacaaatgtttttataattattaaactataatCCACTTAATTTAGATTCTTTAAACATCAACCTGTGGAAAAGTATCTAGTgagctaaaattaaaaaaaacctttattatgGCGTCttgatgaaaataattttcgtgACGTTATGACCTTTTTAGCCGACACGATATCAATGTCGATTTTTCACCATAATTAAGTTGTATACCAAAATTGAGCTCAATAGGTATTTTTCCGCagaaaaaactttaaattactGGCTTAATATGGGCTCATCATGGCGGTTTATTTACTACAGTAGCGCCCCCTTTCTTGGTTTTTACTTAGGACACTAGGTGACTAAAAGTCGTAGCTCACTTACACGACTCTGCTCACTCTGCTCCAAAACTGCTGCCACCCAACACCGCCCTAAAACCGGGCGACTGTTCGCAGCCCGCGCGGCGACAGCTAGCTGGTGGCCAGATGTCCACGCGCCTACTGGTCGCGTTTTTCGCCACAGACACAGTTCGCGATCAGCGCATTCGCCGCGGCGACTACTAGCAGTCAGCGCGCGGACACCGACTCGGTGTTCGTTTACAACGCGTAATCAGCAAGGCGTCACCTACCGAGTAGTCTGATGGCCGAAATCTTGCTGACACCGAGCTGTCTACTAATTTATGTTGTCAATATAAACTATACCGCAAGGCCACGACTTACAGCTACAGCCCATATTTGAATGACATATTATTAGTCGGGTGGTAGCAGAGTCGTGTAAGTGGGCTATGACCTTAACGATACATCCAGTAATCATCAATTTCAAAACCGTAATCCAAAGGCCATACAGTGTTGTATGGCTTAGTCGGTCTATTCTTCGCTTTTTTATACTTCTCTTCAATACTATTCTGACTTGcttctaattttttttgttgttttagtttctttttCCTTCTTTTTTCTTGCCTTAACCTTTGTCTTTCTTCTTCATACGCTTCAATAATTGAAGGGTCTACTTCATCAGGACCTGCCCCTCCACCTCCACCCATCGATGTATCCTCTTCCTCAGAGCTCGAGCCATCATCGTCGCCACCGCCACCatcaccaccaccaccaccatcaccaccaccaccaccaccaccaccaccgccgccgccgccgaagccgccgccaccgccaccaccaccaccaTAGCCGCCACctccaccaccaccaccacctcCGCCACCACCCATACCAGGTCCTCCACCGCCCATACCAGGTCCTCCACCGCCCATACCAGGTCCTCCACCGCCCATACCGGGTCCACCACCGCCGCCTCCACCAccgccaccaccaccaccagGGCCGCGACCAccgccaccaccaccaccaccaccaggACCGCGAccaccaccgccgccgccgccgccgccgccgccgccgccgccgccgccaccaccaCCATAGCCGCCACCaccaccgccgccgccaccaccgTAGCCGCCACCACCACCGCCGCCACCACCACCACCGCCGCCACCACCACCGTAGccgccaccaccaccaccaccaccaccaccgccGCCACCACCACCGTAGCCGCCACCACCACCGCCACCATagccaccaccaccaccaccactaccaccgccgccaccaccaccaccaTAGCCGCCTCCACCACCACCGCCATCGCCACCACCACCACCGCCTCctccaccaccaccaccaccaccacccgACCCGCGACctccttttttctttttctttttgccGCTTTTGCCACCCGCGTAATCCTCTCCAAAATCTCCTCCAAAACCACCACCACCCGTGCCATGTGATGCTGTATCTACAGTTTTTTGCGGTTTTGTATCAATAGCGAGCATTCGGTCCCGGCCTAACAGAATTCGTTTAAATTCGGGTTTGTACCAGTATTTCCGAGAAATCTCGTGCATCATTCTCACTAGGTGGTAGATCTCGAAATACAAATGTTGTACTAACTccaatttcttcaaaaatgttGTGATTCCAGCATCTTGAAATTTGGTAGGATATGCAACCCACCCTATGTGTTCAACCATCTTTTTGTAtctgtatgttatttttaaaagaataataatttcagAGAGTCAtctatactatttattaaacttactaatattataaagaggttaattttgtaaatttgtgTGTTTGGGTTAATCTCacaaactactgaaccgattttggaAATTATTTACTCACATGTAGCTGCATTATCCCTGAATACTGTAGGCTAAATTATCTTAATATGGTGCATATTAGTCGAGCAATTATAATCTTTGCCAAGCAAGTCgaaatattttacttcttaAAATAGAATGATTTGCATGCGCTGCCTAAACCGTTCCATAAAACGGAAAACGATGTATGGCAATCTGGTCCGTCTTAAGCTTGCTTACGTTTGGATGGTTatttaagaaagaaaaaaattatcTTTGTCAAAATCAGGGGGCACGGCAACGCTTCCGcacaagtcgagcaaaaaaagtggcacggccgtacctaccatccttttctcggaGCAATTCCGGCTATTTTCGACCcacctataatttcgttgtgggaAAAACAAAAACCTGAATTCAAATTAAAGACTGAATCAGCCTGGAATAGTCGTTcattccttttcatatttcagtgtgcgttaaaAGTCATCGGCCGAGTTTGGCGACAGCCATCTTCAATGGCATGCCTTTTCCCTTGTCACAGTTATTCCGTGATCTCGGCCTATATAGTTCTAGTACCTATGCAAAAAATTACGTAGTTTCGCATTTTTGACGCGATGtgttattctattaaaattacCTTTCTAATATCTCTCCCATTACGTAACCCTCTTCGTACATGGGGGTTTCTTCGTACATCCATCGCTGATGATTCATCTCTTTCACCCTGTATACCGCTTCCTGATAGAATGTCCGTGCAGAAAATAATATCCTTTCagacatattttgtttttgccaCGGGACTTCTCTCCATCGGTATCTCTGCAATCTGTATTTCTGTTCAAAGTAGTCCATATAAGCAGATGACGAATCGATCAAACCTGGTGAGAAATATCACTATAGAATCCAGTATTATTATTGAACTTGGGAATTAGCGGAACAGTTATGTACTTTTagacaaaattttatataatataacaatagttTTGACCAGTGCCCCAATATTTGAAAAAGGAGAATTTTTGACGTGCatatttacatttgaaaatgaTTCTACCAGGGCACTTagtacgtaaataaaaaaatatgacgagTAGCTTTATCTAGATAAATaggtttaaattaatatctttattcgattatttattataaacaacttCAAGAGGCAAAAGCAAACTTATTAAACACTAgctttttgtaacactttttactgttactctgatcctattggtcgtagcgtgattatacaaaatatgctttttttttcacgaaaaatattctaaaaattatttatatccatactaatattataaatgcgaaagtaactctgtctgtctgtctgtctgtctgtctgtctgtctgctactcaatcacgcctaaactactaaaccaatttgcatgaaatttggtatggagatattttgatacccgagaaaggacataggctactttttaccccgggaaaataacgcatttctcgggaaaattcaggtggcgaacgcaatactaataatatacttactaatataatatactttcgcaattataatattactagctgacccgcgcaacttcgcttgcgtcacataagagagaatgggtcagaattttccccgtttttgtaacactttttactgttactctgctcctattggtcgtagcgtgatgatatacaatatgctttttttttcacgaaaaatattctcaaaattattatttactagctgacccgcgcaacttcgcttgcgtcacataaaagagaataggtcataattttagccatttttgtaacattttttactggtactctgctcctattggtcgtagcgtgatgatatatagcctataaccttcctcgataaatggactctatctaacactgaaagatttttttaaatcggaccagtagttcctgagattagagcgttcaaacaaacagacaaacaaacaaacaaactcttcagctttataatattagtatagaagtatagatttcatCCTAATCTGTTGAGTAGtatatgcgtgaaagagtaacaaacatccatacatacatactcacaaactttcgcatttataatattagtaggatctgtcTACCAAAGGTCATGGCCCATAATCCGACCcggttcaaaaatgtttttgtacataaacGAAAATGGTGGTAAATAATGCAGGTATAACCCACTTTtcattatatgtaaaaataaaaaaaatattccatggAGAGATCGTTCAGAAGACCCCTAAAAATTGGGAAATAATTAGCTGCACAACCTCAGATGCTACAATTATGCGCAGTATCATGCAAGAAAACTCAGTTTGGCATTGGTTTTTAAGGTCTAATGATGTATTCATATTGGACCGCGGATTTCGGGACTCTATTTCAACAATCGAAGGTTGTGGTTATAATCCAGACATGCCACCTAGCAGATCCAGAGGAGAACAATTATCAACGGCCGAAGCCAACAAATCGAGATTGATAACATTGGTCCGATGGCCAGTAGAGACCATAAATGGCCGTTTTAAAAaagacttcaaaatatttcgGCACACGTATTTTAATCTTGCGTTGCCTAATATGATGACGGACTTCAGGGTTACTGCTGCACTAATTAATGCAACACGACGTCCTTACGAAGATAGCGTGTACGTAGagcagtttataaatattataaatgagaatatAAATAGAGAGAATGAATTGGCACAATATGtgcaagaaaataatatgaataggcAAAGAGTAGCCTTCGTGCCTATTGATGGTAATGATCCATCGTTCGGTGATTTCCCTCAACTAACATATGAGGAATTGACTTTGTTTACATTGGGGAGTTATCACTTGAGATTAGCCAGATCTTGCTGCCACGAGCACATGCGACCAAATGGTCTGTACACATTAGAAGTGTACAGACACCGCATGTTAGttgacaacaaaatattaattagaggGAGAATTCAGTCTCGACATGTCAggagtaaacaatattaaacttaTGTTTTGGTGAATCCAACACGACATGGTCGAGAGAGTATCGAGGGATACTACTGTTCATGTATTCACGGCCGCCGCACTATAGGAAGTTGTGCCCATATTGCAAGCGtagtatactttttatcctgggCCAGAcatcaagaaaatattgatacacCTGCTGCTTTCTTGGACAATGTAATAGATATTGATGAAGctgaataaacattaaaaaaaaacatgtattttattttctcttcccTAAAACCACAAGTTATAAGATAAGTTTTCAATTACAGtagattacaatttttattattattattttatgatcccCATCAGCCACAATAATGCGCCAGTTACCATTGAAAAGTACAATCATTTGTCTTTGATACCCGCCATATTTCATTTCTGTACGCCGTAGGTATAGTTTTCACACTAAATGGGCCATGACctttcatcaaagtttttcaacaGCTCTTTATATAATGTtgcatttaaatttataaaaactttgtatgatacgtttgtggggctttcttaaaaactactgaattatttcacgatttttttttactaatacaaagcttagttattccttaacaacaaaatatgctttttttttcacgaaaaatattttcaaaattatttatctctcTTAATATGtacaacgaagtcgcgctaaggcatatccgccattaaaacagttgccatgacaacggaattttgttaattcaatgtcattatattGTTGATTATTCAAGACTTCGTTCGTAACctgatttttttcgggaaatgcgtcattttcccggggtaaaaagtaggctatgtcctttctcgggtatcaaaatatctccataccaaatttcatgcaaattggttcagtagtttaggcgtgattgagtagcagacagacagacagacagagttactttcgcatttataatattagtatggataaataatttatttatatctcataatataacgaagtcgcgctaaggcatcccccattaaaacagttgccatgacaacggaattttgttaattcaatgtcattataattttgattattcgcgacttcgttcgctacctgaattttcccgggaaatgcgtcattttcccgggataaaaagtagcctatgttctttctcgagtatcaaaatatctccataccaaatttcatgcaaatcggttcagtagtttaggcgtgattgagtagcagacagacagacagacagagttactttcgcatttataatattagtatggaagtatggattgatatattattatgaaaaaccCAATGCACAGTCAACGTCTTAAAACTGTTCGAAGTCGAAAGACAACATTACGGCATTTTTGACAAGCGGATATTGCCGGATATATCTGATTTCGGTGTCTTTTtgtccgagttgatacgtgtgcttaaaTTTACTTCAGAGTGATCGCTTTACTATAACAATTGCTTttgatagttaattctagcaataTCAATCTTATTTTATGATCCACaacactttcagaaatgaaaaaaaattatgtttcaaaatgACGAATCTTCAAACTTGTATGACTCGGTTTAAAGTGATCTAACAGGTTTTGTGCCGTGTTAACTTTTGCTtaaaatggctagctctatcgataatAGTATATGCCTTTTTGGTTGACCGGCACTCTCAAAATAGGCCCGAAATTGATGATTCTTTGGTATGaaaattccttaggaagtgtagagttATAGTACTAAGAGAGGATGTTTGATAATTCGAAATAATTTCACGCGATAAAACCGCGGGTGGTAAGCTAGTACTACTaggtaaagtttaaaaataagtcttaCAGGTCAGGATTAGCCaggaaaaacatatttttttacaaatacgGTTGCAAAAATGTAAGTGTATCGCCTCCTCTTCCTTTTCCATTTTCGTAAAAACGaaactaaaaattgtttaaataccTATCAATCTAATCTGCTCTTCGTAAACTATTGAAATAACTACTTTATGCGTCTTATTAATTGGAATTAGCTTAAtatctgtaataaaaattattttttactggtcgtaaataaatattttacgtttattatatttttacgacCACTGAAAAATAAAAGGGGCACCTAGTAGTACCTTCTGCATCCCAGAGCTGAAGCGACAGTAAGAAGCATGCGTTAAATATTAAagtgttaaaagaaaaaatattttttttttttacttataatgtcctcctagccgatatacggctacggcggtcagtttcattgaaacaggccatctgtgcaggactttgtttatagtgcccaagagtgtgcacaatacacaggtacactctctattccatcactctcatagtttggtgggacggataaccgacacgaccagtgagaggtcaggcgcaggaccgacggctttacttgctctccgaggcacggaggtcttcgacctcaacttcccaacttcgggcaatctctaagaaattcttgacagaaaatctcagaaaagactttttggcccgacccaggattcgaaccagGGACCTCTCGCAacgcagccgcatatactaccgaccgcgccacagaggcagttgacCTAAACTGTCCAATTgtcgggcaaaggtctcccccaaactcctccaccggtctCTATGCTCAGCCATCTCCTGCCACCTTTCCAGATAGGTTTCCAAATCGTCACGCCAACGTTTCTTCGGCCTGCCTCGACGTCGTCGTCGACCTTCAGGCATTCATTGTGCGACGATACTTGCCCACCTGCCTGGATGCATCCGAACATGACCCGCCTTATCTCACTTAAATTTGGCAGCTTTATTGCCAACATCCACGACTCCTGTttggtttttttgttttaaaaagtctgttaaataaaaaaaatattgaacagcATTCaatgatttttgataaattctggaataaacCTGGAATGGAACTGAAGAGCAAGTTTCTTATTTAGGTATTGAATTAGCTCTTTTTACTAACCTACTTCTGTGTTCTACATCAAGGCAAAGGGTCGTTAGATGTCAGTGCTCTGAGACAGTTGTTGAGACTGGCCCCCACAAAGGAACGCATTCAAGTCCCCTACCGCTAAATAATGTATGTCACCCCCGCCCATCATGCGATAATTTAATACttatggataaaaaaaataatcaaaagagTAATAAAAGGGAATTGAACTGACAAGAAAGTTTCCTATTTAGGTAAGTACAATAGTACATACGTACAAACATAACATTACGCTTGTTAAAAAGGTGTATAATATTCCATACACCTTTGTACCACCCAGGTTTATCGAGCGTGCTACCAAACTTCGAactacgaaatatttaaaatattgtaatataaatgagaaaagaccaatagtactttttCAACTCAGGCATCAAACTCGAGAACTCATGATGAGCAGTCTGAAACAGTCAGATTAACAAACTGCCTTTGTAGCACAGTCGGTATGACTGTGCCACAGAGGCTGTTTGTTAAACTAATTCAAAGATTATAGTCTATAGACTATCTACCCACCTACCATGCTTCTATTAGTTTAATCAGAGCCAATAGGTCAAGAGTCGAGTTAATGGATGACGTAAGGTTAGGTCAGCTGATACTTGCCTCGTTACGAATATGTTTATGTCTTTTAAAGTCTTTAACGGTCTTGGCTTGtacacatattaatattaccAATGAGTCGAATGCGcggtaaataagtattttaaaggTTGCGATAGGTACAGTTAActccaaaagtcgctgaacagatctaatttacaaaatacctaCCTGTTTTTcacattgagagttggtaaatcttaggttataccggaaaatcttaggatttaccaccgctcgggcttttacagtaacagatacaTAGGAACACATTCAAGTCATTCAGCTACCGCTATATCATTTATTATGTCATCCCCGCCGATCATGTGATAATTAGATACTTAAGGATAACAATTGAATCAAAAGAGTACATTATAAAGCAGCTTTAGGTATAATGTatacgacaaaaaaatattcattttaattactgtacctacctaccatgCGCAAATTTCACCTACACCAAACTTCACAAACGCAAAGTTAAGTGGCACGTATTATAATCCGGCACAATATTATAACTAGTTATCTACAAAACACGACAAGCTCCCGACTACAATATGgtactaaaataatgtattgaGTATCATATAGgtagttattattatacttaggtAACAAGTGACCAAATCTTCCTACGAGTTTATTCCAAAAAACCTTCATTTTCTGTCAAGTCGTGActacctaataaataacaattgcCACATAACAATACATTTGCTAGTAGGTCCGTGTTAAATGCCAGAAATGAATTCAACGAACTCATTTACAAATATGCGCAAGGTCTAATTATTTTAACTGCGTAGTTCCTCTAAAAAGCTATAGTTATACCTAACTAAAAAAATTCGGTCAATGGCGTTTCGGATTCGGGAGTCAAAGGTTTCGTAGAAAGCACTAGGTTATAGCATTAATCAAACTTGATATAATGAAAAACCTATTTGTAACTTCGGTAACAGTAAATTATTCGGCTTTCAGATTTTCCTACAATGGCGATCACACACACTACTGTCTACCTACACAGGTATTTTTGTGCAGGAAGACCGGAGAGTTCGTGCAGTTCCGAACTGCTAGAGGTGTCGAACTGGTTGACCTGAGTAGGCAAACCTGTACAGGTAGCTTCTCCGGTACAACAAAGTGAGTATGACTGACATAACAGATACTTCTTGGCATgttttgttatctatactaatattagaaagctgaagagtttgtttgtttgaacgcgctaatctcaggaactactggtccgatttgacaaattctttcagtgttagatagcccatttatcgaggaagactataggctatatatcatcaaaaacggggaaaaagtctcccattctctgttatgtgacgcaagcgaagttgcgcggatcagctagtctatactaatattataaagctgaagagtttgtttgtttgttagtttgaccgcgctaatcttagaaactactgcgaattgaagaattattttactgttggatagctaTTTTTTGAggaagctataggctatatatcatca belongs to Anticarsia gemmatalis isolate Benzon Research Colony breed Stoneville strain chromosome Z, ilAntGemm2 primary, whole genome shotgun sequence and includes:
- the LOC142986134 gene encoding uncharacterized protein LOC142986134, with the translated sequence MEKEEEAIHLHFCNRICKKICFSWLILTCLIDSSSAYMDYFEQKYRLQRYRWREVPWQKQNMSERILFSARTFYQEAVYRVKEMNHQRWMYEETPMYEEGYVMGEILERYKKMVEHIGWVAYPTKFQDAGITTFLKKLELVQHLYFEIYHLVRMMHEISRKYWYKPEFKRILLGRDRMLAIDTKPQKTVDTASHGTGGGGFGGDFGEDYAGGKSGKKKKKKGGRGSGGGGGGGGGGGGGGGDGGGGGGGYGGGGGGGGSGGGGGGYGGGGGGGYGGGGGGGGGGGGGGGYGGGGGGGGGGGGGGGGYGGGGGGGGGGYGGGGGGGGGGGGGGGGGGGRGPGGGGGGGGGRGPGGGGGGGGGGGGGPGMGGGGPGMGGGGPGMGGGGPGMGGGGGGGGGGGGGYGGGGGGGGGFGGGGGGGGGGGGGDGGGGGDGGGGDDDGSSSEEEDTSMGGGGGAGPDEVDPSIIEAYEEERQRLRQEKRRKKKLKQQKKLEASQNSIEEKYKKAKNRPTKPYNTVWPLDYGFEIDDYWMYR